A region of the Callithrix jacchus isolate 240 chromosome 10, calJac240_pri, whole genome shotgun sequence genome:
catagtgctgggattacaggtgtgagccacagcacctggccatatGTTCCttactttatccagtctattaaaatttctatttgagCCTCTTGTCTAGGCACAAATAGCCATTTGATAATGCCACTCCACcctaaaaaacaatttttccatATTTCCCTAATACTATTGGGATGAAATCCAGATTCCCTAAATAGTTTATGGCTCCTGCTTGTCTTTCCTTTCATCTCATCTCTCACCCACTTAATATCTATACTCCAGCcataggaaactttttttttttttgagatgggacgGGTTTTactcgcccagtctggagtgcaatggtgcaatctcagctcactgcaacttccgcctcccggattcaagggattctcctgcctcagcctcccaagtagctgggattataggcacccgcgaccatgcccagctagtttttttattttttttattattttttttttttttagtagagacgggggtttcaccatgttggtcaggctggtctcgaactcctgacctcaggtaattcacctgcctcggcctcccaaagtcctggattacaggtgtgagccaccatgcccagtcaagaaacatttttttaagacaaggtggccgggcgcggtggctcacgcctactatcccagcactttgggaggccgaggcaggtggatcacgaggtcaagagttcgagaccatcctggtcaacatgatgaaaccccatctctactaaaaatacaaaaattagctgggcatggtgatgcatgcctgtagtcccagctacttgggaggctggggcaggagaattgcttgaacccagaaggcagaggttgtggtgagcggagatcgcgccattgcactccagtctgggtaaaaccAGCGAaacatcgtctcaaaaaaagaaagacagggttttgctctgtcacccaggctggagtgcagtggtgtgatcatggctcactgcaacctcagcctcctgagcagttgggactacaggtgcaggtatggcttttttttttgaaacaagattttgctatgttgcccaggctagcctcaaacttgGGCCTCAAGCAAGCTAcagcctcggcttcctaaagtgctgaaattataggcatgagtcactgctttCAGCCCACAAGAAACTTACTTCCTCCAACTAAACTTCAGTTACTTGACACATACAGTTCCCTCTGAAATACCTCCGGCACTCTTGCCCTTTGCCTACCCGACTTCTCATCTTTCAGATGCCATCACAGTCATCACTTCTGTGAAGCCTTCCTTGACTCCTCAATTCTAGGCTGAGTTCTTTTCCTATGAGCTCCCAAGCTTCCTCTACGTCCCTGCTCAGAGCCCTTATCATCATCTTCTACTGGGATTGCCTGGTTATTGCATCTCTTCCTAGTAGACAGAAAGATTCAGCCCACAGGTGCCTCATCTTCACCCTGTGCTTAACATCCAGTGCTTCACACAATGCCTGGCAAGTAAtaggtgctttataaatatttggaaTATTAATGAATTTGGAAATAATATAGTTTACCAAAAACAAATGATCTTTATGATGTATATGGTCTCCCCTGTAACTGTTAGGCACCCGACAACAGTAGGGATTTCATATCACTGCCAATTAAATGCCCCTTGGGTCACATGGTAGCATTGATGTGCATTGATGCTGCAATTTTgagctgctttcttttttctttttctttttttgagatggagtttcactgttgttgcccagactggagtacaatggtgcgatctcagctcattgcaacctccacgtcttaggttcaagcgattctcctgtctcactccaaagtagttgggattacaggcacccactatcatgcccagctaatttttgtatatttagtagagacagggttttgccatgttggccaagctggtctcaaactcctgacctcaagtgatccaccagccttggcctcccaaagtgctggaattacaggcgtgagccaccgcgcccagcctaatttttgagCTATTTTGTTTCACTTCCCGTCAACTGCCAGGGTAGCACTTTGGCTGATTGGTTTTCCTTTTAGCCTTAAGTGTGTCCATGAGCTGACCAGAACGTTACAAAACCAGGCTGAAAAAAGCCTTGGGACTCGAGAAAATCCTTATTCTGAGATGAACCTCTTTCAGTTGCCTAATCCTGGATCTAGGCAAAAATGAACTTACTGTCAGGGATGCTAACAGACACAAGTGGTTTGGGATGCTCTAGCTGGAAGAGCTCACAAAACCCACCCCTCTTACTAGGCGAAACCTCACTTCAACGCTTATCTCCTGGTCAAAGCTCAAGCGGCAGTCTTTCTGTGGACGAGGCAACTGCTGCCCCCTCGTGGTTTAAAGGGACAGGCCCGGGTgagtgggtggggagggtgggtgtgtgtgtgtgtgacggggGTAGTTTATGGCACATGCACTGGGAAAGAAAGTCAGAGGACAGGTGGCCTCCAGttgctttttccctttttattaaaaatagaccCAAGCACTTTATGTATCATACAAAAGTTTCATTCGCTGGTGGCAGCCACGGGAAAGACTTGCCCCGTAGCACTGATTTTCCACCTCCCCTCCAGGGGACTGGGTCCCAGGAGCAGTGACTGGGCCTCAGAAAGCCCATAAAGACTGCTTGCTCTGGAAGCAGCTGACTGTGGGTGGGGGGCTATTCCGGGTGCCGCTGTCCTCACCCCACCCAATGGCAAAAGTTAGATACTCGAAAGTGCCTCTTCAGTGCCAAGATAGACTAACAAGCGGAGTGAAATGGAAACCCCTTTGATCCTTGTACTATTTCCCAGGGCCTGAGATTTGAGTTTTCCCTGCATCCCTGAGCCCTTTCCCCTATAAATAGGGGTGGGAAACTTCGTTCTTAGAGACTCTGGTCTCTCCTGGCGTCAGAGACCAAAATTTCACTCCAACCCAAGCCTTTTCTCCTCTGCTATTCTGTGGCCCACTATCTACTACTAGCCCTATGACCCAAGGCTGTCCTCTGCTCACGCAAAAAGAGGTGGGGCAAAAACGGATTCCTCCCACAATCCTCTCTGCTTGAATCTACACCCTGCCTTTGCCTCCATTTTCAGGATCTTGGGAACAGAAGGACCCACAACTATCCCCTTCCCCCAGTTTTGTCTCTCCCTGACTGCTGCCCACTCCTGAGCCTTAACACCCCTGGGATACCCCCAGACCCCTGTTCCAAAGGGTGCCTGGTAGTGGATATggtggaggcaggggaggggtTGGTTGGAGCCAGGTTTCCCCCAGGGGTGGGCAGTACTCATGCTGGTATGGACTGCTTGGCAAGGCCATGGGGAGGGAGGGGCATGCGGAGGAAGGGCACACCCTGCCTGAGCCCCTCAGTCCCAGCCGTTGTCCTTCACCATGTGTGACATTTCAATGATGTATTTCCCTTCCTTGTACTTCTGGCTCGTCTCAAAAGCTTGTTCCTGGGGGAGGAGAAAGCAGCGATTGTAGGACAAGGCAGTTTCCTTCCAGGCCCCACTACCACCACACGGGTCCCCACCTCAAGGGTCCTCCACTAGCCCAACCCAGTGACTAGCTCTTATTTTCCTCTTTGGACCATCCAAGGACCTGATGTGGTCACTGGGGCTTGGAGGGCCACAGGGACTGCCACTTTAGAGGGTGACCCTCTTCCAGAGGTACTTACATATTTCCAGCCCAGTGTGGTTTTGCAGCTCTCACAGAAAATGTCAGCTACCGAGTGGAGCCCCGTGAGCAAGAGGCGCTGTTCAGCCGGCCCACAACCCACGttgaccctgtctcaggaaacaGGAAGGACCCAGCACCCAGTGGGGTTGCCCTGTCAGTCCAGTTCCCAGACAGCCCAAAGGAACTTCCATCTGTAGAGAACTGGACAGACCCTGCCTTTGATAATCCACCCCTTTAAGCCTAGAACCTGGGCCTTCTTTTTCCAACTTTAGGATTTCAATGCCTCCCAGGCTTCCCATAAGAGAACTTCAGACTGAACCCCTTTGCTAAAGGGGAGGCAAAGACTGAAGGCACAAGATCCCCTGATGGACTCCCCCCTTTCTCCGCAGAGGGAAATTACTCACTCACACATAAGCACACGCACAAGGGAAGAGGTAGACTCACACGGAGTTAAACAGGTAGGCTCGGCCATGGCTCCCTTGGAAGGACTGTGGAGACACAGGACAGACAGTGACTACCAAGC
Encoded here:
- the YPEL4 gene encoding protein yippee-like 4; translated protein: MPSCDPGPGPACLPTKTFRSYLPRCHRTYSCVHCRAHLAKHDELISKSFQGSHGRAYLFNSVVNVGCGPAEQRLLLTGLHSVADIFCESCKTTLGWKYEQAFETSQKYKEGKYIIEMSHMVKDNGWD